In Aegilops tauschii subsp. strangulata cultivar AL8/78 chromosome 3, Aet v6.0, whole genome shotgun sequence, one genomic interval encodes:
- the LOC109778423 gene encoding uncharacterized protein, with translation MAPQPTSLPDADDLLREILLRLPPRPSSLPRASLVCKRWRSLVTDPQFQRRFRDHHGKRPLLGFFIDDRLSCPFFPMLDRPDRISGARFSMPPNKDDRIVDCRHGLVLFVSPRPPRRLVVWDPVVREQRRLIFPPELESDQMHFNGAVLRPALGQGCRSSYFQVALLALDRWRTHTRVSVCLYSSDTGIWSNINSLQLQSFISTVEPSTLIGNSFCWLLTGRYRHVILEFDLDRQSLAVTELPPQVQPGHHNLRILPAGDGGLGFIHLSKFHGQLWKREPDSVWVLDRAIGFEQLRSTCNGDSLTLVGVAEESNAILVRAASRVFMVYLQSMEFKKVFNMRFFYHHYPFACCYAAVKNERELKGG, from the exons ATGGCTCCGCAGCCTACCTCTCTGCCAGACGCTGACGATCTGCTCCGGGAGATTCTCCTGCGCCTGCCCCCGCGGCCTTCCTCCCTCCCCCGGGCCTCTCTCGTCTGCAAGCGTTGGCGCAGCCTCGTCACCGACCCCCAATTCCAACGCCGCTTCCGCGACCACCACGGCAAGCGTCCTCTCCTTGGCTTCTTCATCGACGACCGTCTCTCCTGTCCGTTTTTTCCAATGCTGGATCGACCAGATCGCATCTCCGGCGCTCGCTTCTCCATGCCTCCCAACAAGGACGACCGCATCGTCGACTGCCGCCACGGACTTGTCCTTTTCGTCAGCCCAAGGCCGCCGCGCCGCCTAGTTGTGTGGGATCCCGTCGTCCGCGAGCAGCGCCGCCTCATCTTCCCACCAGAGCTGGAAAGCGATCAGATGCACTTCAACGGGGCGGTGCTTCGCCCTGCCCTCGGCCAAGGATGTCGTTCGAGCTATTTCCAGGTGGCCCTGCTAGCCCTAGACAGATGGAGGACTCATACGAGAGTTTCCGTATGCCTTTACTCATCGGACACCGGCATATGGAGCAACATCAACTCACTGCAGCTGCAATCATTTATCTCTACGGTAGAACCCAGTACATTGATTGGGAATTCCTTTTGCTGGTTACTTACCGGTCGTTATCGCCATGTCATACTTGAGTTTGATCTAGATAGGCAGAGCCTGGCTGTGACAGAGCTGCCACCACAGGTACAACCCGGCCATCACAACTTAAGGATTCTGCCTGCCGGAGATGGTGGGCTTGGCTTCATCCATCTCTCAAAATTTCATGGCCAATTATGGAAGAGAGAGCCTGATTCTGTATGGGTGCTCGACAGAGCTATTGGATTCGAGCAACTTAGATCAACTTGCAACGGAGACTCCCTCACTTTAGTAGGGGTTGCCGAGGAAAGTAATGCAATCCTTGTACGAGCAGCTTCTAGAGTCTTCATGGTCTATCTCCAGTCAATGGAGTTTAAGAAAGTTTTCAACATGAGGTTCTTCTATCACCATTATCCATTTGCATGTTGCTATGCTGCAG TTAAAAATGAAAGAGAACTAAAGGGAGGCTGA